From a single Cytophagales bacterium WSM2-2 genomic region:
- the wzc_1 gene encoding sugar transporter: protein MDEKVNIKAIIYKLISKWYYFLICIAITVPLAYAYIQFADTIFQVRASILLTGQMKNGMGNEKFLKGMELLSSHTELEDEIGILKSFNLVGSTLEKLDFGISYFERKNFKTYERYNDDCPFKIEMDSNVNQILNVPVYIKRTSPTSYSVSASAKNVSTYNFGTNRFAGVEPQVDIKKTQTNEKPFSARNLSFKIAFNYPYDADNEKAYFFIIQDPCSLTEVYREKLDIKPISRESNIVEITMRGRNPKKDILFLNTLLDVYLANELHKRNILGIKTIQFIDDQLSGVSNELKQAEGSLESFRSRNNILNITATADNLTKTLDRLETDKSALELKLKYYKYIASALDKADLKNIQTPSTFGLEDPLLNNLLIELERLNQERIGLNYSTKDTNPVVKVLDLKIANHKKALMDNVSNFVQASTNALADLNRKIDDIQRNVNELPRSERELVNIQRKFDFNDNVYNYLLEKRAEAGIAIASNTNEKTIVDKAQQVGGGPVSPNRKLIMIVALFGGFALAIGLIMLNDMLRNDRIITTEDVEKSTRIPTIGTIVHGAKRDQTAGIVANGKSVLAECFRSLRVNLEYLTLGKEKSVIGITSSIMSEGKTFCSSNLALSMAQSGRKTILIDADMRRPQVAKAFGLANNKGLSNYLIGACSLDEIINTTATDGLHVITSGAIPPNPLDLVGLPKMEQLIEDLKQKYDMIIIDSPPVGPVSEYVILMKYTGANICVIRSNYTNRTHLEKINKLYDEKKIKNLSVVLNDAKLSLNGYSYYAYK from the coding sequence ATGGATGAAAAAGTAAACATCAAAGCGATTATATATAAACTCATATCGAAGTGGTACTATTTCTTGATCTGTATCGCCATTACAGTACCACTGGCATATGCCTATATTCAATTTGCTGACACCATATTCCAGGTACGAGCCTCGATATTGTTGACCGGCCAAATGAAGAATGGTATGGGTAACGAGAAATTCTTGAAAGGAATGGAGCTCTTGTCATCGCATACAGAATTAGAGGATGAGATTGGTATTTTGAAATCGTTCAACCTGGTTGGCAGTACTCTTGAGAAGCTTGACTTCGGAATTTCCTATTTTGAAAGAAAGAATTTCAAGACATACGAAAGATATAATGACGATTGCCCGTTTAAAATTGAAATGGACTCCAACGTCAATCAAATTTTAAATGTTCCCGTCTATATAAAGAGGACCTCACCTACCTCTTATTCTGTGTCTGCATCAGCAAAAAACGTCAGCACGTATAATTTCGGTACAAATCGATTTGCGGGAGTTGAACCCCAGGTTGATATCAAAAAGACACAGACAAATGAAAAACCATTCAGTGCGAGAAATTTGAGTTTTAAAATAGCCTTCAATTATCCTTACGATGCTGACAATGAGAAAGCATACTTTTTCATAATTCAGGATCCGTGTTCCCTTACCGAGGTATATCGCGAAAAACTGGATATTAAACCCATCTCAAGAGAGTCAAACATCGTTGAGATTACCATGCGGGGAAGAAACCCAAAGAAGGACATTTTATTCCTTAATACGCTACTGGATGTTTATCTCGCCAATGAGCTTCATAAAAGAAATATACTAGGGATAAAGACAATTCAGTTTATCGATGACCAACTCAGCGGTGTATCAAATGAATTGAAACAGGCAGAAGGTTCTCTCGAATCATTCAGATCACGAAATAATATACTCAACATAACTGCCACAGCTGATAACTTAACAAAGACACTCGATCGGCTGGAGACCGACAAATCAGCTTTGGAATTGAAACTCAAGTATTATAAATATATAGCAAGCGCTCTTGATAAAGCGGATCTGAAGAATATTCAAACTCCATCTACTTTTGGCCTTGAAGATCCTTTGCTGAACAACCTTCTAATTGAGCTCGAGAGACTTAACCAAGAGCGGATTGGTTTAAACTATAGTACAAAGGACACCAATCCGGTTGTTAAAGTACTCGATCTCAAAATCGCCAATCACAAAAAAGCACTTATGGATAACGTCAGCAATTTTGTCCAGGCTTCCACGAATGCGCTGGCGGATTTGAATCGTAAAATTGACGATATCCAGCGCAACGTTAATGAACTTCCACGCAGCGAACGTGAGTTGGTGAACATCCAGCGAAAATTTGATTTCAACGACAACGTGTATAATTATTTGCTGGAAAAGCGTGCAGAAGCAGGAATTGCAATAGCATCAAACACAAATGAAAAAACGATTGTAGACAAGGCTCAACAAGTGGGTGGTGGTCCTGTCTCGCCTAATAGGAAACTGATTATGATTGTAGCCTTATTTGGTGGATTTGCCTTAGCTATAGGATTGATCATGCTAAATGATATGTTGCGAAATGACCGAATCATTACAACCGAAGACGTGGAGAAGAGTACGCGGATTCCCACCATTGGTACGATCGTTCACGGGGCAAAGCGCGATCAGACGGCAGGAATTGTTGCCAACGGCAAATCAGTGCTAGCGGAGTGTTTCCGCTCACTTCGGGTTAACCTGGAATATCTTACGCTTGGCAAAGAGAAAAGTGTAATTGGCATTACATCTTCTATTATGAGTGAAGGCAAAACTTTCTGTTCTTCTAATTTGGCCTTGTCGATGGCACAATCCGGAAGGAAGACTATTTTGATTGATGCCGATATGCGAAGGCCTCAGGTAGCAAAAGCCTTCGGGCTCGCAAACAATAAGGGCCTTTCAAATTATCTGATTGGCGCATGTTCACTTGATGAAATAATCAATACCACGGCAACAGACGGTCTTCATGTGATTACATCAGGCGCCATTCCACCCAATCCGCTTGACCTTGTTGGACTACCGAAGATGGAACAATTGATCGAAGATCTGAAGCAAAAATATGACATGATCATTATTGATTCACCACCCGTAGGGCCAGTCTCAGAATATGTTATTCTCATGAAATATACCGGGGCAAATATTTGCGTGATACGTTCCAACTACACTAACCGAACACACCTGGAGAAAATCAACAAGCTCTATGACGAGAAGAAAATCAAAAATCTGAGTGTAGTGTTGAATGATGCAAAGTTGTCTCTGAATGGATACTCCTACTACGCATATAAGTAA
- a CDS encoding O-unit flippase, with protein MDFAAGRFRKYAENAIWLIFEKGFSLFVGLVVAISVARYLKPESYGLLNYSLSFVSIFSAFSTLGIDQIIIRELSKDPAKQADLLGTGFVIKVAGSIFMIVPMMAVMAFMGHDAFTNTLIMIIAIAEIFKGFEVINYFFQSQVMSKFVVQVQLVINFVISLAKIGMVSIHAPLIWFAIIVILGSILNAAGFIYAYRTREGTPWNWKFKNTLALELLRESWPLALYGVALNIQARIDQVMLGNMMNNYEVGQYSVALKFIEIFGFVPVILMNTFMPAVAKAKVAGSDLYHNRLTNLYRLMFLAFVVVGVPIYFFSKDVIVLLYGREFEAAGYLLSLFSLRLFFSNMGVGKSVFIVNESLFKYSLLTVVIGAVANISLNYFMIPLYGPYGAIVASMLSFTVSIFLLDAFFEKTRLNQKLMLHGIFSFWKLNDVA; from the coding sequence ATGGATTTTGCCGCAGGTCGTTTTAGAAAGTATGCCGAAAATGCAATCTGGTTGATTTTTGAAAAAGGATTTTCTCTTTTTGTAGGGCTTGTAGTTGCAATTAGCGTAGCCCGATATTTAAAACCTGAAAGCTATGGTCTCTTAAACTACTCTCTGAGTTTTGTAAGTATTTTTTCCGCATTCTCCACGTTAGGCATCGATCAGATTATCATACGTGAGCTTTCAAAAGATCCGGCCAAACAGGCCGACCTTTTGGGCACTGGCTTTGTTATAAAAGTTGCAGGCTCAATATTTATGATAGTTCCAATGATGGCAGTTATGGCCTTCATGGGTCATGATGCATTCACCAATACGCTTATCATGATTATTGCAATAGCTGAGATTTTCAAGGGATTTGAAGTCATTAACTATTTTTTTCAGTCGCAAGTGATGTCTAAATTTGTGGTTCAGGTTCAGCTTGTCATCAATTTTGTGATCAGCCTGGCCAAAATTGGAATGGTTTCCATTCATGCTCCACTTATCTGGTTCGCCATTATTGTAATTCTCGGCTCCATTCTTAATGCAGCAGGATTCATTTATGCGTATCGCACCCGTGAGGGCACACCGTGGAACTGGAAATTCAAAAACACACTGGCACTGGAGCTCTTGCGCGAATCGTGGCCGTTAGCATTGTACGGTGTTGCCTTAAACATTCAGGCCCGAATTGACCAGGTGATGCTGGGCAATATGATGAATAACTATGAAGTTGGGCAGTATTCAGTAGCCCTGAAATTCATAGAAATATTTGGTTTCGTCCCGGTGATTTTGATGAATACGTTTATGCCAGCTGTTGCCAAAGCCAAGGTTGCCGGCAGTGACCTCTACCATAATCGTCTCACAAATTTATATCGCCTTATGTTTTTAGCATTCGTGGTAGTTGGAGTGCCTATTTACTTTTTTTCAAAGGATGTGATTGTTCTTCTCTATGGCCGGGAATTCGAGGCCGCCGGGTACCTCCTGTCGCTCTTTTCTCTGAGGCTCTTCTTTTCGAATATGGGAGTAGGTAAATCTGTTTTCATAGTTAATGAGAGCTTGTTCAAATATTCTCTGCTCACTGTGGTCATCGGGGCAGTAGCCAATATCTCTCTCAACTATTTCATGATACCCCTTTACGGCCCTTATGGCGCCATTGTCGCCAGTATGTTATCATTCACAGTAAGTATTTTTCTGCTTGATGCATTTTTTGAAAAAACAAGACTTAATCAGAAACTGATGCTCCACGGCATCTTTTCATTTTGGAAACTAAATGATGTTGCCTAA